A single Xylanimonas cellulosilytica DSM 15894 DNA region contains:
- the proB gene encoding glutamate 5-kinase has translation MTSRSALPAARRVVVKIGSSSLTGPDGHLDVAALRALVEVLAARHAAGTQVVLVTSGAVAAGIGPLGLATRPKDLATMQAAASVGQGLLVARYAEAFARYGIRVGQVLLTAEDTVRRLRYRNAQRSLSRLLALGVVPVVNENDAVTTDELRFGDNDRLAALVSHLVRADALVLLTDVDGLHDRSPSQPGAQRIPYVGDLAEVADVPVSSRGSAVGTGGMVTKLESVRIATASGITVVLAAARNAAAALVGDDVGTLFAATGRRTSARRLWIAHAARVRGRLHVDDGAARAVRGGRASLLPAGITRVEGEFDAGDPVELVAPDGAVVARGLVAFDSAELPVLLGRQTAELREQLGEGYDREVVHRDDLVLNHR, from the coding sequence GTGACCTCCCGCTCCGCCCTGCCCGCCGCCCGCCGCGTCGTCGTCAAGATCGGTTCCTCGTCCCTCACCGGGCCGGACGGACACCTCGACGTCGCCGCGCTGCGAGCGCTGGTCGAGGTGCTGGCCGCGCGGCACGCCGCGGGCACCCAGGTGGTGCTCGTGACCTCCGGTGCGGTCGCGGCGGGGATCGGCCCGCTGGGTCTTGCCACCCGGCCCAAGGACCTCGCCACCATGCAGGCCGCGGCGTCCGTCGGCCAGGGCCTGCTCGTGGCCCGGTACGCCGAGGCGTTCGCCCGGTACGGCATCCGCGTCGGTCAGGTGCTCCTCACGGCCGAGGACACGGTGCGGCGTCTGCGCTACCGCAACGCGCAGCGCTCGCTCTCGCGCCTGCTGGCGCTCGGCGTCGTCCCCGTCGTCAACGAGAACGACGCCGTCACCACCGACGAGCTGCGGTTCGGCGACAACGACCGCCTCGCCGCCCTCGTCTCCCACCTCGTGCGCGCCGACGCGCTCGTGCTGCTCACCGACGTCGACGGGCTGCACGACCGGTCGCCGTCGCAACCCGGGGCGCAGCGCATCCCCTACGTCGGCGACCTCGCCGAGGTCGCCGACGTGCCCGTCAGCAGCCGGGGCAGCGCGGTCGGCACCGGTGGCATGGTCACCAAGCTCGAGTCCGTGCGGATCGCGACGGCGTCAGGCATCACCGTGGTGCTCGCCGCCGCACGCAACGCCGCGGCGGCGCTCGTGGGCGACGACGTCGGCACGCTGTTCGCCGCGACCGGCCGCCGCACCTCGGCCCGCCGGCTGTGGATCGCGCACGCGGCACGGGTGCGCGGCCGCCTGCACGTCGACGACGGTGCGGCGCGTGCGGTGCGCGGCGGCCGGGCCTCGCTGCTGCCGGCGGGCATCACCCGTGTCGAGGGGGAGTTCGACGCCGGCGACCCGGTCGAGCTGGTCGCCCCGGACGGCGCCGTCGTCGCCCGCGGCCTGGTCGCCTTCGACTCCGCCGAGCTGCCGGTGCTGCTGGGGCGCCAGACCGCGGAGCTGCGCGAGCAGCTCGGGGAGGGCTACGACCGTGAGGTCGTCCACCGTGACGACCTGGTGCTGAACCACCGGTGA
- the rsfS gene encoding ribosome silencing factor, protein MTATERAVELAVVAARAASNLKADEIIALDVSEQLVLTDVFLIASGTNERQVSAIVDAVEEAMFKAGAKPIRREGKSEGRWVLLDFGEVVVHVQHAEDRVYYALERLWKDCPVVPLPADVTEPPAGATEA, encoded by the coding sequence GTGACCGCGACCGAGCGCGCCGTCGAGCTGGCGGTCGTCGCCGCTCGTGCGGCCTCGAACCTCAAGGCCGACGAGATCATCGCGCTGGACGTGAGCGAGCAGCTCGTCCTGACCGACGTGTTCCTCATCGCCTCCGGCACCAACGAGCGGCAGGTGTCGGCCATCGTCGACGCCGTCGAGGAGGCCATGTTCAAGGCGGGCGCCAAGCCGATCCGCCGTGAGGGCAAGTCCGAGGGCCGCTGGGTGCTGCTGGACTTCGGCGAGGTCGTGGTGCACGTCCAGCACGCCGAGGATCGCGTCTACTACGCGCTCGAGCGTCTCTGGAAGGACTGCCCCGTGGTGCCGCTGCCCGCGGACGTCACGGAGCCGCCCGCCGGGGCGACCGAGGCCTGA
- a CDS encoding Re/Si-specific NAD(P)(+) transhydrogenase subunit alpha — protein sequence MRIGVPRESREGQRLVAATPATVAKLRKLGYDVVIEHDAGAAANFSDAAYVEAGATTAPTAEVWGSDVVVAVDAPDAGRLDLLKPGAVLVAQLFPGANPDAVQAYADRQVTAMALDAVPRISRAQALDTLSTMSNVSGYRAVIEAAAEFQGMFTGQVTAAGKTPPATVFVIGGGVAGLAAIGTASSLGADVRAFDVRPEAGEQIESMGATFVQAEAAQQEVSSDGYARELTADQEAATARMYAQETARADIVITTALVRGKAPRTITNEMIAAMKPGSVIVDLAASGGGNAEATVPGERAVTENGVVVLGYTDLPGRMPAQTSQLYGTNIVNLLTLLTPGKDGTLVLDLEDPVQRGMTVTRSGETLWPPPPVQVSAAPAADLGAGPTPAAQTAALAATAADAAAKAQLRRRRLTFGGALAAVLVILGLTYGPPSFLGHFTVFALSVVIGFYVISNVSHSLHTPLMAQTNAISGIILVGAMLQLGNANLAVTILAFVAATVASINIFGGFLVSRRMIAMFRKDA from the coding sequence ATGCGCATCGGCGTGCCCCGGGAGTCCCGGGAGGGCCAGCGGCTCGTCGCCGCGACCCCCGCCACCGTGGCCAAGCTGAGGAAGCTGGGGTACGACGTCGTCATCGAGCACGACGCCGGTGCCGCAGCCAACTTCTCCGACGCCGCCTACGTCGAGGCCGGTGCCACCACGGCGCCGACCGCGGAGGTCTGGGGCAGCGACGTCGTCGTCGCCGTGGACGCCCCCGACGCGGGGCGGCTGGATCTGCTGAAGCCCGGTGCGGTCCTCGTCGCGCAGCTCTTCCCGGGCGCGAACCCCGACGCCGTGCAGGCCTACGCGGACCGGCAGGTCACCGCGATGGCCCTGGACGCCGTGCCGCGCATCTCACGCGCCCAGGCGCTCGACACGCTCTCGACGATGTCGAACGTGTCCGGGTACCGGGCCGTGATCGAGGCGGCCGCCGAGTTCCAGGGCATGTTCACCGGGCAGGTCACCGCGGCGGGCAAGACGCCGCCCGCGACCGTGTTCGTCATCGGCGGCGGCGTGGCGGGCCTCGCGGCCATCGGCACCGCGTCCTCGCTCGGCGCCGACGTGCGCGCCTTCGACGTGCGCCCCGAGGCCGGCGAGCAGATCGAGTCCATGGGCGCGACGTTCGTGCAGGCCGAGGCGGCGCAGCAGGAGGTCAGCTCCGACGGGTACGCCCGCGAGCTGACCGCTGACCAGGAGGCCGCGACCGCGCGCATGTACGCGCAGGAGACCGCCCGCGCCGACATCGTCATCACGACGGCGCTGGTGCGCGGCAAGGCGCCACGCACGATCACGAACGAGATGATCGCCGCGATGAAGCCGGGGTCCGTCATCGTCGACCTCGCCGCGTCGGGCGGCGGCAACGCCGAGGCCACGGTCCCCGGAGAGCGGGCCGTGACCGAGAACGGCGTCGTCGTCCTCGGCTACACCGACCTGCCCGGCCGCATGCCCGCGCAGACCTCGCAGCTCTACGGCACCAACATCGTCAACCTGCTCACGCTCCTGACCCCGGGCAAGGACGGCACGCTCGTGCTCGACCTGGAGGACCCGGTGCAGCGCGGCATGACCGTCACGCGGTCCGGCGAGACCCTGTGGCCGCCGCCCCCCGTCCAGGTGTCCGCCGCCCCGGCAGCCGACCTCGGCGCCGGTCCGACGCCGGCGGCGCAGACCGCGGCGCTCGCCGCCACCGCCGCCGACGCCGCGGCCAAGGCGCAGCTGCGCCGTCGGCGGCTGACGTTCGGCGGGGCGCTCGCGGCCGTGCTCGTGATCCTCGGCCTGACCTACGGGCCGCCGTCGTTCCTCGGGCACTTCACCGTGTTCGCCCTGTCGGTGGTGATCGGGTTCTACGTGATCTCCAACGTCAGCCACTCGCTGCACACACCGCTCATGGCCCAGACCAACGCCATCTCCGGCATCATCCTGGTCGGCGCGATGCTGCAGCTCGGCAACGCGAACCTCGCGGTGACGATCCTGGCGTTCGTCGCGGCGACCGTCGCGAGCATCAACATCTTCGGTGGCTTCCTGGTCTCGCGCCGGATGATCGCCATGTTCCGGAAGGACGCATGA
- a CDS encoding MFS transporter: MTTASGRPGRLGSPGPLTRTERLDGLPFTRAHLRLLIGSGVGWALDAMDVGIMSFVLVAIGQQWALSTGERSLLGAIGFAGMAVGAALGGLLADRVGRRQVFALTLLVYGLATGASALAGGLAVLIVLRFVVGTGLGAELPVASTLVSEYAPTRIRGRVVVILESFWAVGWIAAAVVGLVLVPASDDGWRWAFAIGLVPAAYALYVRTRLPESVRFLEGRGRHAEAEAAVRTFEQSPPWRGAPPDAPPPPAAELPANGSEPEHGTSAAPQPEAEARAGVRALFSRGLRRRTVALWLTWFGVNFAYYGAFTWIPTLLVADGFSMVQSFGYTLVITVAQLPGYAVAAWLIEVWGRRAVLVSFLAGSAVAALGFGLAGSVPQILVAGIALSFFNLGAWGALYAVTPESYPTRVRATGAGSATAFGRIASILAPLVTLPLHDRIGTGGVFAVFAGAFLLAMVGASLLTELRGLRLEE, from the coding sequence ATGACCACGGCCTCCGGCCGCCCGGGACGCCTCGGCTCCCCCGGGCCGCTCACCCGCACCGAACGTCTCGACGGGCTGCCCTTCACGCGCGCGCACCTGCGACTGCTGATCGGCTCGGGCGTCGGGTGGGCACTCGATGCGATGGACGTCGGCATCATGTCGTTCGTGCTCGTGGCGATCGGCCAGCAGTGGGCCCTGTCCACAGGCGAGCGGTCCCTGCTCGGCGCGATCGGGTTCGCCGGCATGGCGGTGGGCGCCGCGCTCGGCGGCCTGCTGGCCGACCGGGTGGGCCGCCGCCAGGTCTTCGCGCTCACGCTGCTGGTGTACGGGCTCGCGACGGGCGCCTCCGCACTGGCCGGCGGGCTCGCGGTGCTGATCGTGCTGCGCTTCGTCGTCGGGACAGGGCTCGGCGCCGAGCTGCCCGTCGCGTCCACGCTCGTCAGCGAGTACGCGCCGACCCGTATCCGGGGACGCGTCGTGGTGATCCTCGAGTCGTTCTGGGCGGTGGGCTGGATCGCGGCCGCCGTCGTCGGGCTGGTGCTGGTGCCCGCGTCCGACGACGGCTGGCGCTGGGCGTTCGCGATCGGGCTGGTGCCGGCCGCCTACGCGCTGTACGTGCGTACCCGGCTGCCGGAGTCGGTGCGGTTCCTGGAGGGTCGCGGCCGGCACGCGGAGGCGGAGGCGGCGGTCCGCACGTTCGAGCAGTCCCCGCCATGGAGGGGCGCCCCGCCCGACGCACCTCCCCCGCCGGCTGCGGAACTCCCGGCGAACGGTTCCGAGCCCGAGCACGGGACGTCGGCAGCCCCGCAGCCGGAGGCGGAGGCGCGGGCCGGGGTGCGGGCGCTGTTCTCCCGTGGGCTGCGACGTCGGACGGTGGCGCTGTGGCTGACGTGGTTCGGCGTGAACTTCGCCTACTACGGGGCGTTCACCTGGATCCCGACGCTGCTGGTGGCCGACGGGTTCTCGATGGTGCAGTCGTTCGGGTACACCCTCGTGATCACCGTCGCCCAGCTTCCCGGGTACGCCGTCGCGGCCTGGCTGATCGAGGTCTGGGGGCGCCGGGCGGTGCTCGTGTCGTTCCTCGCGGGGTCGGCCGTGGCGGCGCTGGGCTTCGGGCTGGCAGGGTCCGTGCCGCAGATCCTCGTCGCCGGCATCGCGCTGTCGTTCTTCAACCTGGGCGCCTGGGGTGCCCTGTACGCCGTCACCCCGGAGAGCTACCCGACGCGGGTGCGCGCCACGGGGGCCGGCAGCGCGACGGCGTTCGGCCGCATCGCCTCGATCCTCGCGCCCCTGGTGACGCTCCCGCTGCACGACCGCATCGGCACGGGCGGCGTCTTCGCCGTCTTCGCGGGCGCGTTCCTGCTCGCGATGGTGGGGGCGTCGCTGCTGACGGAGCTGCGAGGGCTGCGGCTGGAGGAATGA
- a CDS encoding TetR/AcrR family transcriptional regulator gives MGTRTYTMRARADAAAASRLRVVHAVIDLAAERLVAEITLDDVAERAGVSVRTVLRHYGDRDGLLDAAIETATAEVMAEREVHGGRDEAVRVVMAHYEKHGALSLRLLAQEDDARMAPVVADAKRVHREWVEASFAADLPADPAAREEVVDLLVVATDVYCWKLLRRDRGQAAPVVEQRMRRLVDLILAGG, from the coding sequence ATGGGTACACGGACGTACACGATGCGTGCTCGGGCGGACGCCGCCGCGGCATCCCGGCTGCGCGTCGTGCACGCCGTGATCGACCTCGCGGCCGAGCGACTCGTCGCGGAGATCACGCTCGACGACGTCGCCGAGCGCGCCGGGGTCAGCGTGCGCACCGTGCTGCGCCACTACGGCGACCGCGACGGCCTGCTGGACGCGGCCATCGAGACGGCCACCGCCGAGGTGATGGCCGAGCGCGAGGTGCACGGCGGGCGTGACGAGGCCGTCCGGGTGGTCATGGCCCACTACGAGAAGCACGGTGCGCTCTCGCTGCGCCTGCTCGCCCAGGAGGACGACGCACGCATGGCACCCGTCGTAGCGGACGCCAAACGGGTGCACCGCGAGTGGGTCGAGGCATCCTTCGCCGCCGACCTGCCCGCCGACCCCGCCGCGCGCGAGGAGGTCGTCGACCTGCTCGTCGTCGCGACGGACGTCTACTGCTGGAAGCTCCTGCGCCGCGACCGCGGCCAGGCCGCTCCCGTCGTCGAGCAGCGCATGCGCCGGCTCGTCGACCTGATCCTCGCCGGAGGCTGA
- a CDS encoding glycosyltransferase has product MHALFVTFDGGGNLPPTLGIAAELTRRGATVEFLGHARQRGRIEDAGFVFEAYRRGRDYDITAPRRTLGGLLDFTALVTDRGVAADMVEAADGADVVVVDCLLYRALLAGAEAGLPVVSLEHTLHGFFLTYRGGPVGLTVRLRGVRVAAALAAPRLTLVATRPELDTATATASVRHTGFVWQGTPVAAEPPRGAPRILVSYSTTHFPGQAAALQRAIDGLAGLAAEVLVTTGPTVDPAALRPAANTTIVRWADHGDLLPETSLVVSHGGHSTVSRTLAHGIPLLVVPMHPLLDQPAVGRAVAAQGAGLTLPKSASPAQVMQAAATLLADGPHRAAAVRLGESIRSRDGAVVAADLLAQFARDPRRAGVAA; this is encoded by the coding sequence ATGCACGCGCTGTTCGTGACTTTCGACGGCGGCGGCAACCTGCCGCCCACCCTCGGCATCGCCGCGGAGCTCACGCGACGCGGCGCCACCGTGGAGTTTCTCGGGCACGCGCGGCAGCGTGGACGCATCGAGGACGCCGGGTTCGTGTTCGAGGCCTACCGCCGCGGCCGGGACTACGACATCACCGCGCCGCGCCGCACGCTCGGCGGGCTGCTCGACTTCACCGCGCTGGTCACCGACCGGGGCGTCGCCGCCGACATGGTCGAGGCCGCGGACGGTGCGGACGTCGTCGTCGTCGACTGCCTGCTCTACCGCGCGCTGCTCGCCGGAGCCGAGGCCGGCCTGCCCGTCGTGTCGCTGGAGCACACGCTGCACGGCTTCTTCCTGACCTATCGCGGCGGCCCCGTCGGCCTGACGGTGCGGCTGCGCGGCGTGCGCGTGGCCGCGGCGCTGGCGGCACCGCGGCTCACCCTGGTCGCGACCCGCCCCGAGCTCGACACGGCCACGGCCACCGCGTCGGTGCGCCACACCGGCTTCGTGTGGCAGGGCACGCCCGTCGCCGCGGAACCGCCGCGCGGGGCGCCACGCATCCTGGTGAGCTACAGCACGACCCACTTCCCCGGGCAGGCGGCCGCGCTGCAACGGGCGATCGACGGGCTCGCGGGCCTGGCCGCCGAGGTGCTCGTCACGACGGGTCCCACGGTGGACCCCGCCGCGCTGCGCCCCGCGGCCAACACCACGATCGTGCGCTGGGCGGACCACGGCGATCTGCTCCCCGAGACGTCCCTCGTCGTGAGCCACGGCGGCCACAGCACGGTCTCGCGGACGCTCGCCCACGGCATCCCGCTGCTCGTGGTGCCGATGCACCCGCTGCTCGACCAGCCCGCCGTCGGGCGGGCCGTCGCGGCGCAAGGTGCCGGACTCACCCTGCCGAAGTCGGCCTCGCCGGCGCAGGTGATGCAGGCAGCGGCGACCCTCCTCGCCGACGGGCCCCACCGGGCCGCCGCGGTGCGCCTGGGCGAGTCGATCCGCTCCCGGGACGGTGCCGTCGTCGCCGCGGACCTGCTCGCCCAGTTCGCCCGCGACCCGCGGCGCGCGGGCGTCGCGGCCTGA
- a CDS encoding histidine phosphatase family protein — protein MAAGTVVLLRHGRTEWNRAERLQGQTDVDLDDVGRWQAHEAARALVRAHRAACVVSSDLGRAADTAQAYADLLGVGVVTDPRLRERSFGDWEGLTGAQIAQGWPEGHAAWRRGDDEHGLPPGGETRQQVAERMRVAIEDHAATLDRDQTLVVVSHGAAITLAVTAMLGQDPGWRGVVGLTNAHWSQLTRAHGGSQPPWRVVAHNVGAAYAPEAWRAGPETGAEQASDTAGMAAG, from the coding sequence GTGGCCGCCGGTACCGTCGTCCTGCTGCGCCACGGACGCACCGAGTGGAACCGCGCCGAACGCCTCCAGGGCCAGACGGACGTCGACCTCGACGACGTCGGCCGCTGGCAGGCGCACGAGGCCGCGCGTGCCCTGGTGCGGGCGCACCGCGCCGCCTGCGTCGTCTCCTCCGACCTCGGCCGGGCGGCCGATACCGCGCAGGCGTACGCGGACCTGCTGGGCGTCGGGGTCGTCACCGACCCGCGCCTGCGGGAGCGGTCCTTCGGTGACTGGGAAGGGCTGACGGGCGCGCAGATCGCGCAGGGCTGGCCCGAGGGGCACGCCGCGTGGCGTCGCGGCGACGACGAGCACGGGCTGCCGCCCGGCGGTGAGACGCGCCAGCAGGTCGCGGAGCGGATGCGCGTCGCGATCGAGGATCACGCGGCGACGCTCGACCGGGATCAGACTCTCGTCGTCGTCTCCCACGGGGCGGCGATCACCCTGGCCGTCACGGCCATGCTCGGGCAGGACCCGGGCTGGCGCGGCGTCGTCGGGCTCACCAACGCCCACTGGAGCCAGCTCACGCGCGCGCACGGCGGGTCGCAGCCGCCGTGGCGGGTGGTCGCGCACAACGTGGGCGCGGCGTACGCCCCTGAGGCGTGGCGGGCCGGCCCGGAGACGGGCGCCGAGCAGGCGTCGGACACGGCGGGCATGGCGGCGGGCTGA
- a CDS encoding glutamate-5-semialdehyde dehydrogenase has protein sequence MTAVSSPTTSDVETEVRDVARRAQVASRSLATAPRGTKDATLHALANALVAATDELVAANAEDLDRERAAGMTPGLLDRLALTPARVDGIAAALREVAALPDPVGEVVRGQTLPNGLRLRQLRVPMGVVGMIYEARPNVTVDAAGLALKSGNAVILRGGSAAARSNEVIVRVLRDALEARGLPADLVQTVDPWGRAGGVALMHARGLVDVLIPRGGAGLIRTVVAESTVPVIETGVGNVHVFVDASADLDRAVDIVMNAKTQRVGACNATETLLVHDAVAERFLPDVLARLAEAGVVLHGDERTVALAPGGVVVAPATDEDWATEYLAMELAVRVVSGLDEAIEHIRRWSSGHTEAILTSDLRSSERFVAEIDAAAVMVNASTRFTDGGELGLGAEIGISTQKLHARGPMGLTELTTTKWVVNGDGHVRP, from the coding sequence ATGACCGCCGTCAGTTCACCGACCACGTCCGACGTCGAGACCGAGGTGCGGGACGTCGCCCGCCGGGCCCAGGTGGCCTCGCGGTCGCTCGCGACGGCGCCGCGCGGCACCAAGGACGCGACGCTGCACGCGCTCGCGAACGCCCTCGTCGCCGCGACGGACGAGCTGGTCGCGGCGAACGCCGAGGACCTCGACCGGGAGCGCGCGGCGGGCATGACGCCCGGCCTGCTGGACCGCCTCGCCCTGACGCCCGCACGCGTCGACGGCATCGCTGCCGCGCTGCGCGAGGTCGCGGCGCTGCCCGACCCGGTCGGCGAGGTGGTGCGCGGGCAGACGCTGCCCAACGGCCTGCGCCTGCGCCAGCTGCGGGTGCCCATGGGCGTCGTCGGCATGATCTACGAGGCCCGCCCCAACGTGACCGTCGACGCCGCGGGCCTCGCGCTCAAGTCCGGCAACGCCGTCATCCTGCGCGGCGGGTCCGCCGCCGCCCGCTCCAACGAGGTGATCGTGCGCGTGCTGCGCGACGCGCTCGAGGCCCGGGGCCTGCCCGCCGACCTGGTGCAGACCGTCGACCCGTGGGGCCGTGCCGGCGGCGTCGCGCTCATGCATGCGCGCGGCCTGGTCGACGTGCTCATCCCGCGCGGCGGTGCGGGGCTGATCCGCACGGTGGTGGCGGAGTCGACCGTCCCCGTCATCGAGACCGGCGTCGGGAACGTGCACGTCTTCGTCGACGCGTCAGCCGACCTGGACCGCGCCGTCGACATCGTCATGAACGCCAAGACGCAGCGCGTCGGCGCGTGCAACGCCACCGAGACGCTCCTGGTGCACGACGCGGTCGCCGAGCGGTTCCTGCCGGACGTGCTCGCGCGCCTCGCCGAGGCGGGCGTCGTGCTGCACGGCGACGAGCGCACGGTGGCGCTGGCCCCCGGCGGCGTCGTCGTCGCCCCGGCGACGGACGAGGACTGGGCCACCGAGTACCTGGCGATGGAGCTCGCCGTCCGCGTCGTGAGCGGCCTCGACGAGGCGATCGAGCACATCCGCAGGTGGTCCTCGGGTCACACCGAGGCGATCCTCACGAGCGACCTGCGCTCCTCCGAGCGGTTCGTCGCCGAGATCGACGCGGCGGCCGTCATGGTCAACGCCTCGACGCGGTTCACGGACGGCGGCGAGCTCGGCCTCGGCGCCGAGATCGGCATCTCCACCCAGAAGCTGCACGCACGCGGCCCCATGGGGCTGACCGAGCTCACCACGACGAAGTGGGTGGTCAACGGGGACGGTCACGTCCGCCCCTGA
- the nadD gene encoding nicotinate-nucleotide adenylyltransferase has protein sequence MEDATGRDVAPARPRIGVMGGTFDPIHHGHLVAASEVAASYGLDEVVFVPTGRPTFKQDKTVTAAEHRYLMTVIATASNPRFTVSRVDIDRPGLTYTVDTLRDLRAERPDAELFFITGADAVAQILSWKDAHTLWSMAHFVAVNRPGHNLTIDGIPEGAVTTLEVPAMAISSTDCRRRAEAGQPVWYLVPDGVVQYIAKHGLYRGQSVGSSEDETDDE, from the coding sequence ATGGAGGACGCCACCGGACGCGACGTCGCACCCGCCCGCCCACGCATCGGCGTCATGGGCGGCACGTTCGACCCCATCCACCACGGCCACCTCGTGGCCGCGTCGGAGGTGGCGGCGAGCTACGGGCTCGACGAGGTCGTGTTCGTGCCCACCGGCAGGCCGACGTTCAAGCAGGACAAGACCGTCACCGCCGCGGAGCACCGCTACCTCATGACGGTGATCGCGACGGCGTCGAACCCGCGGTTCACGGTCAGCCGCGTCGACATCGACCGTCCCGGGCTCACCTACACGGTGGACACGCTGCGCGACCTGCGTGCGGAACGGCCCGACGCGGAGCTGTTCTTCATCACCGGCGCGGACGCGGTGGCGCAGATCCTCTCCTGGAAAGACGCGCACACGCTCTGGAGCATGGCCCACTTCGTCGCCGTGAACCGTCCGGGGCACAATCTGACTATCGATGGAATTCCCGAGGGCGCTGTGACGACCCTCGAGGTGCCCGCGATGGCGATCTCATCCACGGACTGCCGTCGCCGGGCAGAGGCAGGCCAGCCGGTCTGGTACCTGGTGCCGGACGGGGTGGTGCAGTACATCGCGAAGCACGGCCTGTACCGAGGTCAGAGCGTCGGATCGAGCGAGGACGAGACAGACGATGAGTGA